The following proteins are co-located in the Cyprinus carpio isolate SPL01 chromosome B19, ASM1834038v1, whole genome shotgun sequence genome:
- the pogza gene encoding pogo transposable element derived with ZNF domain a isoform X2, with product MAESDLYMQCDEDDLEPCQSFTENRDQIYNKVTVVPSGSSALIPIQSDGTSEPISATTDLTNQAVPLASAPAVALLPNAAQPAGAAGGQTIFISTQPNPGQPLAGSMSLGTSLGYLLNGQPISFLTSAQTPQLIAPRMVTPASSVQQTTPGKISTLQIPVTLTISNPSNIQSITSAAPGVSALNMTPSNVLPAANPGATIKVIKFTKFTGAPAAAGQVVSSLVQPNKAVNIQNNITNRAPAPLLSGGLFQVTKPAPATATNALKRGFNSSRFCVRCKAFYQKIPSLRGYYCQCNQELIKSVRDLTAQARKRIKRPSDKTHSNPSTSKTPVSFSTSSEKSLRHVTTSEIPEGTPSPRSGDFDEQGRLIMLVEDFFYGQHPGHTAPVRPNAEPIMMKCQLCDKKVKGNINLMNHTKHHMELERQTGEVDYHAMCQHCYRNFSTPFRLQCHVETVHNKADSSKVCKICEWSFENEPLFLNHMKHAHKPGEMPYMCQVCEFRSSFYEDVISHFAEQHKNTCILLCPFCLKVFKSCGGFQMHFTRHQKKIARHCDRCRLQFIREKDEWQHRQKFHRTFVKPKQLEGLVPGTRVTIRAYADSTDNRDNSVAPPLKTLSNTTSTLVASQNVTNKVIPMKKKSVKSMVELMVKFQSQCKPTEKHFCMECNYDIPYFSNHFPTYVSCSLCRYNTCCSRAYANHMISEHVPRKSTKKYITLYKPCPKKGRLSCTTCRYKTQVGDLMAKHLADYPKHQASHCTIRGFSLGYKRFVFIPTDLLRGGQRLNNGVFLPLQVKQVAGSSFPLSSKPLPLPSYTITLPGSPVCTQSLPILVQPVEPSAAPDKKCKANPDALKPTLNGGLSKVDTEHTGQNSFTMAQLKVILYALCCGVPQASNHFDTPPEEVQSLLMKRQLQLDPSRSREGLTSQLADNLVEWVLCQREQQLPIDESNLFGFMSSHGVQDISYDSMVDFLLRHDLGLQAFATSSKLLPHKSQELVSSFSSFLKKQVISESFRLSSIGAMEELSIFVDMEQLDETSADSSSMLSAFKLMGTTDPLIDVVFTALADGTTLSTMVFLRGEPLKEYASSLPDFFILEARPEGFTDEERLQLWLDKVWCRHINPSSGGKGLLIMDTYKGHMSNEFLVTLNKVNTLPALIPRSCSRRLQPLEACMGPVLREFMQARWSEHVTKAPQELVGAKPADLALLLSRWLIEVLDVLIAEPKLLFRSFDRVLSTNPEATSEESSELVRSLTEALLVSKLQGDKVEEQKAETSSIVSAESWSSPQSGMLALRKLFEKDSDLESFHGFEDSEILDH from the exons atggcaGAATCAGACCTTTACATGCAGTGTGATGAAGATGATCTAGAGCCATGCCAGAGTTTTACAGAAAACAGGGACCAGATATATAACAAAG TTACTGTAGTCCCAAGTGGAAGTAGTGCACTGATACCAATACAGTCTGATGGCACCTCTGAACCAATTTCAGCTACTACTGACCTCACAAATCAAGCTGTGCCTTTGGCGTCTG CTCCTGCTGTTGCGTTACTGCCTAATGCTGCCCAACCAGCGGGAGCTGCAGGTGGCCAAACTATCTTCATCAGTACACAG CCTAATCCAGGGCAGCCTTTGGCAGGTTCAATGAGTTTGGGAACATCACTTGGTTACCTTTTGAATGGACAACCTATTAGTTTTCTGACGTCTG CTCAGACTCCACAGTTAATTGCTCCTCGGATGGTTACCCCAGCGAGTTCAGTACAGCAAACAACCCCTGGAAAAATCTCTACATTGCAGATCCCGGTCACTCTGACCATCAGCAACCCCTCAAATATACAAAGCATCACTTCAGCAGCCCCCGGAGTGAGCGCTCTAAACATGACACCCTCCAACGTCCTACCAGCCGCAAATCCAG gagcaacaataaaagtaataaagttTACAAAGTTTACTGGAGCACCTGCAGCTGCTGGTCAAGTAGTGAGTTCATTAGTGCAGCCAAACAAAGCCGTCAACATCCAAAACAATATAACAAACAGAGCTCCAGCCCCGCTCCTGTCTGGTGGGCTTTTTCAGGTCACAAAACCTGCTCCTGCCACAGCAACTAACG CATTGAAGAGAGGCTTCAATTCATCAAGATTCTGTGTTCGCTGTAAAGCCTTTTACCAAAAGATTCCGTCCCTTCGTGGATACTACTGT CAATGTAATCAAGAACTTATCAAGAGTGTCCGGGACTTGACTGCACAAGCTAGAAAAAGGATCAAGCGCCCGAGTGACAAAACCCACTCAAACCCCTCCACATCCAAGACTCCAGTTTCCTTCTCCACATCCTCAGAAAAGTCTCTCAGACACGTCACCACTTCTGAGATACCTGAAGGAACGCCTAGTCCTCGCTCTGGGGATTTCGATGAGCAGGGCAGATTGATCATGTTAGTTGAAGACTTCTTCTATGGGCAGCACCCTGGCCACACTGCACCAGTAAGACCCAATGCAGAGCCTATCATGATGAAATGCCAACTTTGTGACAAGAAGGTGAAGGGCAACATCAA TCTGATGAACCACACAAAACATCACATGGAGTTGGAGCGACAAACAGGGGAAGTAGACTATCATGCTATGTGCCAGCACTGCTACAGAAACTTCTCGACACCTTTCCGTCTGCAGTGCCATGTTGAGACAGTCCATAACAAAGCAGATTCCTCAA AAGTGTGCAAGATCTGTGAGTGGTCCTTTGAGAACGAACCTCTCTTTCTGAACCACATGAAACATGCGCACAAGCCTGGCGAGATGCCCTACATGTGTCAG GTGTGCGAGTTCCGCTCCTCTTTCTACGAAGATGTCATAAGCCACTTTGCAGAGCAGCACAAGAACACCTGCATCTTATTGTGTCCCTTTTGCTTAAAAGTATTTAAGTCTTGTGGCGGCTTCCAAATGCACTTCACTAGACATCAG AAAAAAATAGCGAGGCACTGTGACAGGTGCAGACTTCAGTTCATCCGTGAGAAGGACGAGTGGCAACACAGACAAAAGTTTCACCGGACCTTTGTCAAGCCCAAGCAGTTGGAGGGTCTTGTGCCTGGCACTAGG GTAACCATCCGAGCTTATGCTGACAGTACTGACAACAGAGATAATTCAGTAGCACCTCCACTGAAGACTCTCTCAAACACCACATCAACACTTGTAGCATCTCAAAATGTCACCAATAAAGTCATTCccatgaagaaaaaatcagtgaAAAGCATGGTGGAGCTAATGGTCAAGTTTCAGAGTCAGTG CAAGCCAACAGAAAAACATTTCTGCATGGAATGCAACTATGACATTCCGTATTTTTCCAACCATTTCCCCACCTATGTGAGCTGTTCCCTCTGCCGATACAACACCTgctgttccagagcatatgccAATCACATGATCAGTGAACATGTTCCTCGCAAAAgcactaaaaaatatattacccTATACAAACCCTGCCCAAa GAAGGGGCGGTTAAGCTGTACCACATGTAGATACAAAACTCAGGTTGGAGATTTGATGGCCAAACATCTTGCTGATTATCCGAAACATCAAGCAAGCCATTGCACCATACGGG GATTTTCACTTGGGTATAAAAG ATTTGTCTTCATCCCAACGGACCTTCTTCGAGGAGGTCAAAGACTCAACAACGGGGTCTTTTTGCCTTTGCAAGTGAAGCAAGTGGCCGGGAGCTCATTTCCTCTCTCCTCCAAACCCCTTCCTCTACCCAGCTACACGATAACGCTCCCTGGTAGCCCCGTTTGCACACAGTCACTTCCCATTCTGGTTCAGCCAGTTGAACCAAGTGCTGCCCCAGACAAAAAATGTAAAGCCAATCCAGATGCTTTGAAGCCAACTTTGAATGGAGGGCTTTCCAAAGTTGATACAGAACACACAGGACAAAACTCATTTACCATGGCACAGCTGAAAGTCATACTGTACGCACTCTGCTGCGGGGTCCCCCAGGCCTCCAATCACTTTGACACCCCACCGGAAGAAGTCCAGTCGTTGCTTATGAAACGGCAGCTTCAGCTTGATCCCTCGAGAAGCCGAGAAGGTTTGACATCACAGTTGGCTGATAACTTAGTTGAATGGGTGCTATGCCAACGTGAGCAACAACTGCCTATCGATGAATCTAACCTGTTCGGGTTTATGAGCAGTCATGGTGTGCAAGATATCTCTTACGACTCGATGGTTGATTTCTTGCTACGCCATGATCTGGGCTTGCAGGCGTTTGCCACATCCAGCAAGTTGCTACCGCATAAATCCCAGGAGCTCGTGAGCTCCTTCAGCAGCTTTCTAAAAAAGCAAGTGATCTCAGAATCCTTTAGGTTGTCTTCTATTGGTGCCATGGAGGAGCTTTCCATATTTGTAGATATGGAGCAGCTGGATGAAACCTCTGCAGATTCGTCGTCCATGTTGTCTGCTTTTAAGTTGATGGGCACCACAGATCCACTCATAGATGTTGTGTTCACAGCCCTGGCTGACGGGACCACTTTATCTACCATGGTTTTCCTCAGAGGCGAACCTCTCAAGGAGTATGCAAGTTCATTGCCAGACTTCTTCATCCTGGAGGCTAGGCCAGAAGGGTTCACAGATGAAGAAAGACTTCAGCTTTGGTTGGACAAAGTGTGGTGTCGGCACATCAACCCTAGTTCTGGAGGCAAAGGATTGCTGATAATGGACACATACAAAGGCCACATGTCCAATGAATTCTTGGTGACGCTCAACAAGGTTAATACTCTTCCAGCCCTGATCCCACGCAGTTGCTCTCGCCGTCTACAGCCCCTTGAAGCCTGTATGGGGCCAGTGTTGCGCGAGTTTATGCAGGCTCGCTGGAGCGAGCATGTGACAAAAGCGCCTCAAGAACTGGTTGGAGCCAAACCAGCTGACCTTGCCCTTCTGCTGTCTCGTTGGCTTATTGAGGTACTGGATGTCCTTATAGCAGAACCCAAACTACTTTTTCGCTCTTTTGATCGGGTTTTGAGCACAAACCCAGAGGCGACATCTGAGGAATCCTCTGAGCTGGTGCGAAGTCTTACTGAAGCTCTGCTTGTCAGTAAATTACAAGGAGACAAAGTTGAGGAGCAGAAAGCTGAGACTTCTAGTATTGTTTCTGCAGAATCTTGGTCCTCTCCACAATCAGGTATGCTTGCGTTAAGAAAGCTCTTTGAGAAGGACAGCGATTTGGAGTCTTTCCATGGTTTTGAGGATTCAGAAATTCTAGATCATTAA